From a region of the Paenibacillus sp. FSL R10-2734 genome:
- a CDS encoding ATPase, T2SS/T4P/T4SS family yields MAIAKKRLGDLLVENNIISQEQLLEALAEQRKSKRKLGDLLISQGYITEQQLIEVLEFQLGIPHVSLFKYQIDPAITQIIPESMAKRYQVLPFLKEGGKLMVAMADPLDYFAIEDLRMSTGFRIEPAISTRDELQRAIARHYGMRDSMNQMLVELPTQEEIEETEITDEDSPIVRLVNQMIQQAVALRASDIHMDPGENNLTIRYRIDGTLRTERIIPKQMQGFITARLKIMARLNIAERRLPQDGRIKMQFDYKMVDIRVSSLPTMHGEKIVLRLLDLSTGVKSVDALGFSEGNAEAFKEMIARPYGILLITGPTGSGKTTTLYSALNQLNVESANIITVEDPVEYQLEGVNQVHVNSAIGLTFAAGLRSILRQDPNIVMVGEIRDAETAEIAVRASLTGHLVLSTLHTNDAISSVSRLRDMGVEPYLIASSLIGVVAQRLVRKICNDCKETYKPSEQEAIMLRSLGLPADELHRGRGCGSCSSSGYRGRIAIHEVLSIDDHIRQLITNTASVEELRAAGKARGLVQLMDDGLLKVSQGITTLQEVMRETVSH; encoded by the coding sequence ATGGCCATCGCGAAAAAGAGACTTGGAGATTTGCTGGTAGAAAATAATATTATTTCGCAGGAGCAGCTGCTTGAAGCACTTGCGGAACAGCGTAAGAGCAAGCGTAAGCTTGGCGATCTGCTCATCTCTCAAGGCTATATCACGGAGCAGCAGCTGATTGAAGTGCTTGAATTCCAGCTCGGCATTCCGCATGTCAGTTTATTTAAATACCAGATTGATCCTGCGATTACGCAGATTATTCCTGAAAGTATGGCTAAGCGTTACCAGGTGCTTCCGTTCTTAAAAGAGGGCGGTAAGCTGATGGTTGCGATGGCCGATCCGCTGGATTATTTTGCGATAGAAGATTTACGAATGAGTACAGGGTTCCGGATCGAACCTGCTATTTCCACTAGGGATGAGCTGCAGAGGGCGATTGCGCGTCATTATGGGATGCGTGATTCTATGAATCAGATGCTAGTAGAGCTCCCGACACAGGAAGAGATAGAAGAAACGGAGATTACAGACGAGGACTCTCCAATCGTACGTTTGGTCAACCAGATGATTCAGCAGGCTGTTGCTCTGCGGGCGTCTGATATACATATGGATCCAGGTGAGAATAATTTAACGATCCGCTACCGCATTGATGGAACCTTACGGACAGAGCGGATTATTCCTAAGCAGATGCAGGGCTTTATCACCGCTCGTCTGAAAATAATGGCCCGACTAAATATCGCAGAACGACGTTTGCCACAAGACGGGCGAATCAAAATGCAGTTTGATTACAAAATGGTAGATATTCGTGTGTCCTCATTGCCGACGATGCACGGAGAGAAGATCGTGCTGCGGTTGCTAGATTTGAGTACTGGGGTTAAATCTGTAGATGCTTTGGGATTCAGTGAGGGGAATGCTGAAGCTTTTAAGGAAATGATCGCACGTCCTTATGGAATCTTGCTAATCACGGGACCTACAGGTAGTGGGAAAACAACGACTTTATATTCAGCACTAAATCAACTCAATGTAGAAAGCGCAAATATTATCACGGTTGAAGATCCGGTGGAATATCAGCTTGAAGGAGTAAATCAGGTGCACGTAAACTCGGCTATTGGGTTAACCTTTGCGGCTGGGCTACGTTCGATTCTCCGGCAAGATCCGAATATTGTAATGGTCGGTGAGATACGGGATGCGGAGACTGCTGAAATTGCGGTTCGTGCTTCATTAACGGGTCATCTAGTGTTGTCTACTTTACATACAAACGATGCGATTAGCTCCGTCTCTCGATTGCGAGATATGGGAGTAGAGCCTTATTTAATTGCCTCTTCGCTAATTGGTGTGGTAGCGCAGCGGCTCGTTCGCAAAATCTGCAACGATTGCAAAGAAACCTACAAACCATCCGAACAGGAAGCGATTATGCTACGCAGCTTAGGATTGCCAGCGGATGAACTGCATCGTGGGCGAGGTTGCGGTAGCTGTAGCAGTTCTGGTTATCGTGGGCGAATAGCGATTCATGAGGTGCTCAGCATTGACGATCACATACGGCAGCTCATTACGAACACTGCTTCAGTAGAAGAATTGCGCGCGGCAGGTAAAGCGCGTGGACTTGTTCAACTAATGGATGACGGACTCCTCAAAGTTAGTCAGGGAATTACGACGTTACAAGAAGTGATGCGCGAGACGGTCTCACACTAA
- a CDS encoding type IV pilus twitching motility protein PilT, giving the protein MPIFTRDIRQLLQTAYSSKASDLHISVGSPPVIRMDGTIHPLEGEPVTADEAAEMAEALLGSERSEVFRNAGEVDFSYPLDGGVRFRVNIYRQRGEISIAARAIPAEIPSLEQLTMPPILSTLSLKPQGLILVTGPTGSGKSSTLAAMLNYINKTESKHIVTLEDPIEFLHGHGTCLVDQREVGSDTASFASGLRAALRQDPDVILVGEMRDLETISAAVTAAETGHLVMATLHTTDAPQTIDRIIDAFPGHQQGQIRSQLASVLLAVVSQRLFPRAGGRGRICATEILVNTPAVANLIRTDKTHQIKNVMQTGRSQGMHTLEMSIREYLSQELIHPAAAKAFMAEVSG; this is encoded by the coding sequence ATGCCTATATTTACGCGCGATATTAGACAACTATTGCAGACGGCTTACTCCTCCAAAGCTTCCGACTTACATATTTCTGTAGGCTCTCCTCCGGTTATACGTATGGATGGAACGATTCACCCACTTGAGGGTGAACCAGTAACAGCCGATGAAGCTGCAGAAATGGCAGAAGCGCTGCTTGGCAGTGAACGAAGTGAAGTATTTCGGAATGCAGGCGAGGTGGATTTCTCTTATCCGCTGGATGGCGGCGTAAGATTTCGGGTGAACATCTATCGTCAGCGGGGGGAGATTAGTATAGCTGCCCGGGCAATTCCAGCAGAGATTCCAAGTCTAGAACAGCTGACGATGCCTCCGATTTTGTCCACTTTATCACTTAAACCACAAGGTTTGATTCTAGTTACAGGGCCTACGGGCAGCGGTAAATCCTCTACGTTAGCAGCTATGCTGAATTACATTAACAAGACCGAAAGCAAGCATATTGTGACACTAGAAGATCCTATAGAATTTCTGCATGGTCATGGAACCTGTCTAGTGGATCAACGTGAAGTGGGCAGCGATACTGCTAGTTTTGCGAGCGGACTACGTGCCGCGTTACGTCAGGATCCGGATGTTATTCTCGTTGGAGAGATGCGGGATCTGGAGACGATTTCAGCAGCGGTTACGGCCGCAGAGACAGGTCATTTAGTGATGGCTACCTTACATACAACAGATGCACCACAGACGATTGATCGAATTATTGACGCTTTCCCAGGCCATCAGCAAGGGCAGATTCGTTCACAGCTAGCTTCAGTTCTACTGGCAGTAGTCAGTCAGCGGTTGTTTCCAAGAGCTGGAGGGCGGGGGCGAATATGTGCAACAGAGATCTTAGTGAATACACCAGCCGTAGCCAACCTCATTCGCACAGATAAAACACATCAGATTAAAAATGTGATGCAAACCGGACGCTCGCAAGGCATGCATACGTTGGAAATGAGTATCCGTGAGTATCTATCGCAGGAACTCATTCACCCGGCTGCAGCAAAAGCATTTATGGCGGAGGTGAGCGGCTGA
- a CDS encoding type II secretion system F family protein: MPLFEYQVKTTAGRSIKGKLTATDKPTAMEELRKRNLTVFSLIERKTTILSMDIYIGNPVKPLHFIIYCRQFATLMRAGVSIVDATRILAEQTESKPLRKALVEVNSSLMRGISFSQAVQDHKKIFPQLFVSMIRAGEESGDIEGTLDRLAMFFEKQHSTTEKIKSALTYPITVGVMAIGAVIYLLWAIVPQFVTMFESMNAELPAITKMVLALSKSIQGQWYFWILGVLLLVIAFQITKRTEKGAYALDYAKLKIPVFGKLNQKGSIAQFTRTFSSLYASSVPILQSLVIVEEVAGNKVIGGFIRSAGDSLRQGNPLSEPLKKAWVFPPLVTQMIAIGEETGALDTMLSKVADFYEMDVENTVDRLKSLLEPLLIAFLAGVVGVIVAAIMLPMFSLYGNM; the protein is encoded by the coding sequence ATGCCTCTTTTTGAATATCAAGTAAAGACAACCGCAGGCAGATCCATTAAAGGAAAGCTAACCGCAACGGATAAACCTACAGCAATGGAGGAGCTACGCAAACGGAACCTTACGGTATTCTCACTGATCGAACGAAAAACAACGATTCTTTCGATGGATATTTATATTGGTAATCCAGTCAAACCGCTTCATTTCATCATTTATTGTAGGCAGTTTGCCACGCTTATGCGTGCAGGAGTGTCGATTGTGGATGCAACGCGTATTTTGGCTGAGCAGACTGAGAGTAAACCGCTCCGTAAAGCACTTGTGGAAGTGAATTCAAGCCTGATGCGGGGTATCTCGTTCTCACAAGCTGTTCAGGATCATAAGAAAATCTTCCCGCAGCTATTCGTCAGCATGATCCGTGCCGGTGAGGAATCCGGTGATATTGAGGGGACGCTCGACAGACTGGCGATGTTTTTTGAGAAGCAGCACTCCACGACAGAGAAGATCAAGTCTGCGCTCACTTACCCGATTACGGTCGGGGTTATGGCGATTGGAGCGGTTATATATCTCCTCTGGGCGATAGTTCCACAGTTTGTAACGATGTTCGAATCGATGAATGCTGAGCTTCCGGCGATTACAAAGATGGTATTAGCGCTTAGCAAAAGCATTCAAGGTCAATGGTATTTCTGGATACTCGGAGTTCTCCTCCTAGTGATAGCTTTTCAGATTACAAAACGCACGGAAAAGGGTGCCTACGCACTCGATTATGCCAAGCTGAAGATTCCGGTGTTCGGCAAGCTGAATCAAAAAGGTTCGATTGCTCAGTTTACGCGTACTTTTTCTTCACTATATGCCAGCTCAGTTCCGATCCTGCAATCCTTAGTGATTGTAGAAGAGGTAGCAGGAAACAAAGTCATTGGGGGATTTATCCGAAGTGCAGGTGATTCGCTGAGACAAGGAAACCCACTTTCTGAACCTCTCAAAAAAGCTTGGGTCTTCCCACCGCTAGTTACACAGATGATTGCGATTGGTGAAGAGACGGGGGCACTCGACACGATGTTGTCTAAGGTAGCGGATTTCTATGAGATGGACGTAGAAAATACCGTTGATCGTCTGAAGTCGCTGCTTGAACCGCTATTGATTGCTTTTCTAGCAGGTGTTGTAGGTGTGATTGTGGCCGCCATTATGCTGCCGATGTTCAGTCTGTACGGTAATATGTGA
- a CDS encoding type II secretion system protein, with protein sequence MLAQAIKRRLSKEENQKGFTLIELLAVIVILGIIAVIAIPLIGNVISNAKKDSDVATARQIYDAARLYIIGEQEGDFISKEVAIDNATSPATDLVGTGYLDENLVLPSTKAAITGGTVEFDAEGQLSALSVTFADSTEKEFTPAEVLSSEPAAPKEDGKD encoded by the coding sequence ATGTTAGCACAAGCCATTAAGAGAAGATTGAGCAAAGAGGAAAATCAAAAGGGGTTTACGCTGATCGAGTTATTGGCGGTTATCGTTATTTTGGGGATTATTGCGGTTATTGCGATACCTTTGATTGGGAATGTAATATCTAATGCTAAAAAAGATTCTGATGTGGCTACTGCTCGTCAAATTTATGATGCGGCTCGTTTATATATAATTGGTGAACAGGAAGGAGACTTTATCAGTAAGGAGGTTGCAATTGATAATGCAACTAGTCCGGCAACAGACTTAGTGGGGACTGGTTATTTGGATGAAAATCTGGTTCTGCCTAGTACAAAGGCTGCAATTACAGGAGGGACAGTGGAATTTGATGCTGAAGGTCAGTTAAGTGCTCTGTCAGTGACTTTTGCAGATAGCACAGAAAAAGAGTTCACGCCGGCTGAGGTTCTAAGTTCTGAACCAGCAGCGCCAAAAGAAGATGGAAAAGACTAA
- a CDS encoding prepilin peptidase, translated as MTIYIASYIILLGLTLGSFYNVVALRVPAKESLLNPPSHCPNCNTRLKARDLFPVISYLLSGGKCRHCGTRVSPLYPLGEAVTGLLFLWVYLQFGLTGKGIIGYVLVSLAVIVTVADLKYMLIPNKVLLFFLPLLLILVLLFPEGPLWHHLLGAVLGGGVLIPFVLLGGMGAGDVKLFALLGLVIGFPNVILAFLVACLLGSVVGGLLMLLGIIKRKQPVPFGPWLAIGALISFGYGSHIIGAYLSLIG; from the coding sequence ATGACGATATACATCGCAAGTTACATCATATTACTGGGCTTGACTCTAGGCTCCTTTTATAACGTAGTGGCACTGCGGGTGCCAGCTAAGGAATCGTTGCTTAATCCACCGTCCCATTGCCCGAACTGCAATACGCGGCTGAAGGCACGGGATTTGTTTCCGGTGATAAGCTACCTGCTGTCAGGAGGCAAGTGCCGTCACTGCGGCACAAGGGTGTCACCTTTATATCCGCTAGGAGAAGCGGTAACGGGTTTGCTTTTTCTATGGGTATACTTGCAATTTGGCCTGACGGGCAAGGGGATTATCGGATACGTACTTGTGAGTTTAGCGGTTATCGTGACAGTTGCGGATTTGAAGTATATGCTGATTCCCAACAAGGTGTTATTGTTTTTTTTACCGCTGCTGCTGATTCTTGTATTGCTATTTCCAGAAGGACCGCTATGGCATCACTTACTGGGAGCTGTGCTTGGGGGAGGTGTCCTTATTCCCTTTGTTTTGTTAGGAGGGATGGGTGCCGGAGATGTGAAGTTATTTGCGCTGCTGGGCTTGGTGATAGGATTTCCGAATGTGATTTTGGCTTTTTTGGTGGCTTGTCTGCTTGGAAGTGTGGTTGGAGGGCTACTAATGCTGCTCGGTATCATCAAACGCAAACAACCGGTTCCTTTTGGTCCATGGTTAGCAATCGGTGCTTTAATTAGTTTCGGATATGGTTCACACATCATTGGCGCGTATCTCTCGCTCATCGGATAG
- a CDS encoding transposase, which translates to MILARKVRLLPTPEQLKQLWKSAGTARWAYNWALARQHENYKNGGKFIPDGDLRKELTILKRTEELTWLFEVSNNVTKQAIKDACEAFKRFFKKKAQFPRFKSKRKSKPAFYNDNVKLKVKDSIALIEKVGWVQTAEPLPMDVSYIQPRVSFDGKYWYLAIGIEQDMHITELTDVTLGIDVGIKDLAVRSDGERYKNINKTKVVRWTKKRLRRLQRSVSRKYDMNKEGNRFAKTSNIIKQEKQIRLLHRKLANIRNNHIHQVTNSIVKTKPSKIVIEDLNVSGMMKNKHLSKAIQEQKLHDFKVKLTYKCDKYGIELVEADRWYPSSKMCSNCGTLKNDLKLSDRVYHCTCGLHIDRDLNAAINLANCGIPISDLT; encoded by the coding sequence ATGATTCTAGCGAGGAAAGTTAGACTTCTTCCAACACCTGAACAGTTGAAACAACTTTGGAAGTCTGCAGGGACGGCACGTTGGGCATATAACTGGGCATTGGCTAGACAACACGAGAACTACAAGAACGGCGGTAAGTTCATTCCCGATGGTGACTTACGAAAAGAATTGACGATATTGAAACGAACTGAGGAACTGACTTGGCTTTTTGAAGTGTCTAATAACGTGACAAAACAAGCGATTAAGGATGCTTGCGAAGCATTTAAACGATTTTTCAAGAAAAAAGCACAGTTTCCACGATTCAAGAGTAAGAGGAAGTCCAAGCCTGCTTTCTATAACGATAACGTCAAGCTAAAAGTAAAAGACAGCATTGCCTTGATTGAGAAAGTAGGTTGGGTTCAAACGGCTGAACCACTCCCGATGGACGTTAGTTATATACAACCGAGGGTTAGTTTTGATGGAAAGTACTGGTATTTGGCTATAGGTATCGAGCAAGACATGCACATCACTGAACTGACGGATGTTACACTAGGTATCGATGTGGGCATTAAGGACTTAGCCGTTCGTTCAGATGGAGAAAGATACAAGAACATTAACAAAACAAAAGTAGTGCGTTGGACGAAGAAACGCCTTCGTAGGTTGCAAAGAAGCGTTTCTCGTAAATACGATATGAACAAGGAGGGAAACCGTTTCGCCAAGACAAGCAACATTATAAAACAGGAAAAACAAATACGTTTGCTTCACCGGAAGCTCGCGAATATCCGTAACAATCATATTCACCAAGTGACAAATTCGATTGTGAAAACCAAGCCATCGAAAATCGTCATCGAAGACTTGAATGTGAGTGGGATGATGAAGAACAAGCATCTATCTAAAGCCATACAAGAGCAGAAACTACACGACTTCAAAGTGAAGCTAACCTACAAGTGTGACAAATACGGTATAGAACTTGTAGAAGCGGACAGATGGTATCCGTCTTCAAAAATGTGTTCCAATTGTGGAACCCTAAAGAATGACTTAAAACTATCTGATCGAGTATATCACTGCACTTGCGGCTTACATATTGATAGAGACTTGAATGCTGCAATCAACCTTGCGAATTGTGGAATACCAATTAGCGATCTAACATGA